The Balnearium lithotrophicum genome segment ATCAAATACACCCTTCAAAAAAACAATCAAAAGAGGAACGAAAATCAAAACAAAACTCGACCTAACAAAAGACCCAAACGTGAGAAAAAGACTTAAATGGATTCAACACTACGAAAAACACCAAAATGCAAGACTAACCTGCAGATACTTCGGAATAAGTCCAACTACCTTCTACAAATGGAAAAATAGATACAAAAAGTACGGTTTAGAAGGCCTCAAAGACAGAAACAAAAGACCCCACAGAGTAAGACAACCTCAGAT includes the following:
- a CDS encoding helix-turn-helix domain-containing protein, with the protein product MKQLKKFKGASLHISNTPFKKTIKRGTKIKTKLDLTKDPNVRKRLKWIQHYEKHQNARLTCRYFGISPTTFYKWKNRYKKYGLEGLKDRNKRPHRVRQPQ